A genomic stretch from Pectobacterium carotovorum includes:
- a CDS encoding inorganic triphosphatase, which translates to MSEEIELKFIVHPDSVESLLTQLADWESDYSQYEHMRAQRLSNTYYETADNYLRRNGIGLRIRGENERYEMTAKTAGKVIGGLHQHPEYNVELEKAELDLSLFPADVWPEDCEVETLQSSLKPLFSTDFTREKWVFTYYQSVIEVALDRGEIRAGDLSEPLCELEMELKIGQTAHLLELAKEIAEFGGMRQGSLSKAARGYHLAKGNPVRECLPLNRLVVDPKTNIDQAIRAALELGLSHWQYHEELWVRGNASAREALPEASALMREMLVLVGGVVLRKVTTLFRSALATLEARLQSSDGAEVCYSVDYLQSKLVLTSWLVESGWRDHMDNKDRIKLQGSFKRFADIMLSRSTADLKSAFSSKLTETQYEQQIPRLQRSICAFLLLSGAYPAELVEAYIEHWRILLQEIERLAAGKAPSVYLEAYRKEALALSPFWLHSGGQSQ; encoded by the coding sequence ATGAGTGAAGAAATTGAGCTGAAGTTTATTGTTCATCCCGACAGCGTTGAATCGCTGCTGACGCAACTGGCTGACTGGGAGAGTGATTACAGTCAGTATGAGCACATGCGTGCTCAGCGTCTGAGCAATACCTATTATGAAACGGCGGATAATTACCTGCGCCGCAACGGCATCGGCCTGCGTATTCGTGGCGAAAATGAACGCTACGAAATGACGGCGAAAACGGCCGGTAAGGTGATTGGCGGGCTACATCAACACCCAGAATATAACGTTGAACTGGAGAAAGCTGAGCTGGATCTCAGCCTGTTTCCGGCAGACGTCTGGCCGGAAGATTGCGAGGTTGAAACGCTGCAATCGTCGCTCAAGCCGCTGTTTAGCACGGATTTTACGCGTGAAAAGTGGGTGTTTACTTACTATCAAAGTGTGATTGAAGTTGCGTTAGATCGTGGTGAGATTCGCGCTGGCGACCTGAGTGAACCGCTGTGCGAATTGGAGATGGAACTAAAGATTGGTCAGACTGCCCACCTGCTGGAGCTGGCAAAGGAAATCGCAGAGTTTGGTGGTATGCGGCAGGGTAGCCTGAGTAAGGCGGCGCGTGGATACCATCTGGCTAAAGGTAATCCAGTTCGTGAGTGTCTGCCTCTCAATCGATTGGTTGTGGATCCAAAAACCAATATCGATCAAGCCATCCGTGCGGCGCTGGAACTGGGGTTGAGTCACTGGCAATACCACGAAGAACTGTGGGTAAGAGGAAATGCCTCTGCCCGTGAAGCCCTGCCAGAAGCCAGTGCGTTAATGCGCGAAATGCTGGTGCTCGTAGGGGGCGTCGTGTTACGCAAGGTCACTACGCTTTTTCGCTCTGCACTCGCCACTTTGGAAGCCCGGCTACAAAGCTCCGATGGCGCGGAAGTATGCTACAGCGTCGACTACCTGCAAAGTAAGTTGGTACTGACTTCCTGGCTGGTCGAGTCTGGCTGGCGTGACCATATGGATAATAAAGATCGCATTAAGTTACAGGGTTCGTTCAAACGCTTTGCCGACATTATGCTAAGCCGCAGCACGGCGGATCTGAAAAGCGCCTTTTCTTCTAAGTTGACGGAAACGCAGTACGAACAGCAAATCCCTCGTCTGCAACGTAGTATCTGCGCTTTTCTTCTCTTGTCCGGCGCGTATCCAGCGGAACTGGTGGAAGCCTACATTGAACACTGGCGGATCTTACTCCAGGAAATTGAGCGGCTTGCTGCCGGAAAGGCACCTTCCGTGTATCTGGAAGCCTACCGTAAAGAGGCGCTGGCCTTGTCTCCGTTCTGGCTACATAGCGGCGGACAGTCACAGTAA
- a CDS encoding TIGR04211 family SH3 domain-containing protein, with product MQKLGLLCFTLFSLTLSWTAQAEEKRYISDELLTYVHSGPGNQYRIVGTLNAGAEVTLLSVNENAGYAQIRDDKNRTTWIPLDQLSNTPSLRTRVPELENQVKDLTDKLNNIDQTWNQRTADMQQKVAASDGVINGLRQENQDLKNQLIVAQKKVSAANVQLDDKQRTIILQWFMYGGGVAGIGLLLGLLLPHIIPRKKKNDRWMS from the coding sequence ATGCAGAAATTAGGCTTACTCTGTTTTACTTTATTTTCTCTCACGCTGAGCTGGACCGCACAGGCGGAAGAAAAACGCTATATTTCCGATGAGTTATTGACGTATGTCCACAGCGGCCCAGGCAATCAATATCGTATCGTCGGCACACTGAATGCGGGTGCAGAGGTCACGTTGCTCAGCGTTAATGAAAACGCGGGCTATGCGCAGATCCGTGATGACAAAAACCGCACCACCTGGATTCCTCTTGACCAGCTTAGCAATACGCCGAGCCTGCGCACACGGGTGCCGGAGCTGGAAAATCAGGTCAAAGACCTGACGGACAAACTGAATAATATCGATCAGACCTGGAACCAGCGCACCGCTGATATGCAGCAGAAAGTCGCTGCCAGCGATGGTGTTATCAACGGATTACGTCAGGAAAATCAGGATCTGAAAAATCAGCTTATCGTTGCGCAGAAGAAAGTCAGCGCGGCGAATGTCCAGCTTGATGATAAGCAGCGCACCATCATTCTACAGTGGTTTATGTACGGCGGCGGCGTTGCTGGCATAGGCTTGCTGCTGGGTCTGCTGTTGCCGCACATCATCCCTCGCAAGAAGAAAAATGACCGCTGGATGAGCTAA
- a CDS encoding multifunctional CCA addition/repair protein gives MKIYLVGGAVRDSLLGLPVTEKDWVVVGATPENLLAQGYQQVGKDFPVFLHPVSRDEYALARTERKSGKGYTGFVCHAAPDVTLEQDLLRRDLTINAIARTERGDLIDPYHGRRDLENRVLRHVSDAFSEDPLRVLRVARFAARFAHLGFQIAEETMALMQKMAHEGELAYLTPERVWKETEKALGTSSPDVYFQVLRDCGALAVLFPEIDNLYGVPAPAKWHPEIDTGIHTMMTVAMAARLSPEIDVRFATLCHDLGKGLTPPELWPRHHGHGPAGVKLVEALCQRLRVPNPIRDLAKLVAEYHDLIHTVQVLQPKTLLKLFDAIDVWRKPQRLEQLALTSEADARGRAGFEDTPYPQGDYLREAFRVASLVSSADVVADGFKGIDVRNELTRRRTQALADWKAQQPDTSASS, from the coding sequence TTGAAGATTTACCTTGTCGGCGGTGCTGTTCGGGACAGCCTGCTGGGTTTACCCGTCACAGAGAAAGATTGGGTGGTGGTCGGCGCAACGCCGGAGAATCTGCTGGCGCAGGGCTACCAGCAGGTTGGAAAGGATTTTCCCGTTTTCTTACACCCCGTTAGCCGCGATGAATACGCACTCGCGCGTACTGAGCGCAAATCCGGCAAAGGCTATACCGGTTTTGTCTGCCATGCCGCGCCCGATGTCACGTTAGAACAGGATTTACTCCGCCGCGATTTGACCATCAATGCCATTGCCCGCACCGAGCGGGGAGACCTCATCGATCCTTACCATGGTCGTCGCGATCTTGAGAATCGCGTTCTACGCCACGTTTCCGACGCGTTCAGCGAAGATCCGTTACGGGTGCTGCGAGTTGCCCGTTTTGCCGCGCGTTTTGCTCATCTCGGCTTCCAGATTGCAGAAGAAACCATGGCGCTGATGCAAAAAATGGCGCATGAGGGCGAGCTGGCTTACCTGACACCAGAGCGAGTCTGGAAAGAGACAGAAAAAGCGCTTGGCACCTCATCGCCAGATGTCTATTTTCAGGTGCTGCGTGACTGCGGCGCACTGGCCGTGCTGTTCCCTGAAATCGATAACCTGTACGGCGTGCCGGCCCCTGCTAAGTGGCACCCGGAAATCGATACCGGCATTCATACCATGATGACGGTGGCGATGGCCGCGCGCCTCAGCCCTGAGATTGACGTACGCTTTGCTACGCTGTGCCACGATTTAGGGAAAGGGCTGACGCCTCCCGAACTGTGGCCACGGCATCACGGGCATGGCCCGGCAGGGGTCAAACTGGTCGAAGCCCTGTGTCAGCGCCTGCGCGTGCCTAACCCGATTCGCGATCTGGCGAAACTGGTTGCCGAATATCATGACCTGATTCATACCGTGCAGGTGCTGCAACCTAAAACCCTGCTGAAGTTATTTGATGCCATTGACGTCTGGCGCAAGCCGCAGCGTTTGGAGCAGTTAGCGCTCACTAGCGAAGCCGACGCCCGAGGGCGGGCGGGTTTCGAAGATACGCCTTATCCGCAAGGCGACTATCTGCGTGAAGCCTTCCGCGTTGCCAGCCTGGTCAGCAGTGCGGACGTCGTCGCCGACGGTTTTAAAGGCATTGACGTGCGCAATGAATTGACACGTCGCCGCACTCAGGCATTGGCAGACTGGAAAGCCCAGCAGCCGGATACCTCAGCCTCATCCTGA
- the bacA gene encoding undecaprenyl-diphosphate phosphatase encodes MTDLHSLLIAFILGVVEGLTEFLPVSSTGHMIIVGHWLGFVDEKAKTFEVIIQLGSILAVVVMFWRRLFGLIGIHFGEVPHEGNTAGRLKLTHILLAMIPAVVLGLVFHDVIKSLFYPQNVMYALVVGGFLLLAAEWFKPKKPRAVGLDDITHRQAFMIGCFQCLALWPGFSRSGATISGGMLVGVSRYAASEFSFILAVPMMMGATVLDLYKSWHFLSLSDVPMFAVGFVTAFIVALIAIKTFLKIIKRISFIPFAIYRFIVAGVVYMVFM; translated from the coding sequence ATGACTGACCTGCATTCATTGCTAATCGCATTTATTCTTGGCGTGGTCGAAGGACTGACCGAGTTTTTGCCCGTATCGTCTACGGGGCATATGATTATTGTTGGTCATTGGTTAGGGTTTGTTGATGAGAAAGCCAAGACGTTTGAAGTGATTATTCAGCTTGGTTCGATTCTGGCCGTTGTCGTGATGTTCTGGCGCCGCCTCTTTGGTCTGATTGGGATTCACTTCGGTGAAGTCCCGCATGAGGGTAATACGGCGGGTCGTCTGAAACTGACGCACATCTTGCTGGCGATGATTCCCGCTGTGGTGCTTGGGCTGGTTTTCCATGACGTGATCAAATCGCTGTTTTACCCACAGAACGTGATGTATGCGCTGGTTGTCGGTGGTTTCCTGCTGTTAGCGGCGGAATGGTTCAAGCCTAAAAAACCGCGCGCTGTCGGGCTGGATGACATCACGCATCGCCAGGCATTTATGATTGGCTGTTTTCAATGTCTGGCGCTGTGGCCCGGCTTTTCGCGTTCGGGGGCGACCATTTCCGGCGGGATGCTGGTGGGCGTCAGCCGCTATGCGGCTTCCGAGTTCTCTTTTATTCTGGCGGTTCCCATGATGATGGGCGCGACCGTTCTGGATCTGTATAAAAGCTGGCATTTCCTGTCGCTGTCCGATGTACCGATGTTTGCGGTTGGTTTTGTGACGGCGTTTATCGTGGCGCTGATTGCGATTAAAACCTTCCTGAAAATCATCAAACGCATCTCGTTTATCCCGTTTGCGATTTACCGTTTTATCGTCGCGGGCGTCGTTTACATGGTGTTTATGTAA
- the folB gene encoding bifunctional dihydroneopterin aldolase/7,8-dihydroneopterin epimerase, producing MDIVFIEELTVITTIGVYDWEQTIQQKLVFDIEMGWDNRQAAASDDVNDCLSYADVSDAVIAHVANQRFALVERVAEEVAQMLMQRFSIPWLRIKLSKPGAVAQARQVGVIIERGAR from the coding sequence ATGGATATCGTATTTATTGAAGAACTTACTGTAATCACTACTATCGGTGTTTACGATTGGGAACAGACTATCCAGCAGAAACTGGTGTTCGATATCGAAATGGGCTGGGACAACCGTCAGGCAGCCGCCAGTGACGATGTTAATGACTGTTTGAGCTATGCTGATGTCAGCGATGCGGTGATTGCCCATGTGGCAAACCAGCGCTTTGCTCTGGTAGAACGCGTCGCTGAAGAAGTTGCACAAATGCTGATGCAGCGCTTCTCGATCCCCTGGTTGCGGATCAAGCTTAGCAAGCCGGGCGCGGTGGCACAGGCGCGTCAGGTTGGGGTCATTATTGAACGCGGCGCGCGATAA
- the plsY gene encoding glycerol-3-phosphate 1-O-acyltransferase PlsY: MSVTALGMMLIAYLCGSISSAILFCRIAGLPDPRQHGSGNPGATNVLRIGGKAAAATVLVFDVLKGMLPVWAAYALGVPPLYLGLTAIAACLGHIYPVFFHFRGGKGVATAFGAIAPIGWDLTGLMTGTWLLTVLLSGYSSLGAIVSALIAPFYVWWFKPQFTFPVAMLSCLILMRHHDNIQRLWRGQESKIWNKLRKKKQPEDEQTSSEE, encoded by the coding sequence ATGAGTGTTACCGCGCTTGGTATGATGTTAATCGCGTATCTGTGTGGCTCTATTTCCAGTGCGATTTTGTTTTGCAGAATTGCTGGGCTACCTGACCCGCGTCAGCATGGTTCCGGGAACCCCGGAGCTACTAACGTATTGCGTATTGGCGGCAAGGCTGCCGCTGCAACCGTATTAGTGTTTGATGTCCTGAAAGGCATGCTGCCAGTCTGGGCCGCTTACGCGTTAGGCGTTCCCCCGCTGTATCTCGGGTTAACCGCCATCGCTGCCTGCCTCGGCCATATCTATCCGGTCTTTTTCCACTTTCGCGGCGGCAAAGGTGTGGCAACGGCTTTTGGCGCCATCGCACCGATCGGCTGGGATCTGACGGGTCTGATGACTGGCACCTGGCTACTCACCGTGCTGCTAAGCGGCTATTCCTCACTCGGTGCCATCGTCAGTGCGCTCATCGCACCGTTTTATGTCTGGTGGTTCAAGCCACAGTTTACTTTTCCCGTCGCGATGCTCTCTTGTCTGATCCTGATGCGTCACCACGACAATATCCAGCGCCTCTGGCGCGGGCAGGAAAGTAAAATCTGGAACAAGCTACGCAAGAAGAAACAGCCAGAAGACGAACAGACGTCCTCCGAAGAATAA
- a CDS encoding methyl-accepting chemotaxis protein: MLRNITIKTSLIALLGTMVLLLLLVCGIGITSINQGITSLTTIDKIQGKEVTALAGSYTASLRARTGAALAARQMESGLTDLANASVARAEAYTALSQKEMARFLSYGTVTERGAKMAAEVKSNYEQYMNLGVQPMVDALKRGDVAAYYVLLQDVLPPLSVKMDKVANEFRDFGLEVGENMLTEAESFAFERLTIIGIACVVVLLLVLAAWIALKRSILSPLEETVAQLEFIARGDLTQSIAEGGNNEIGRLIQAMQAMQSSLATAVGRVRDAGMQIDVGTRELSSGNTHLAARTEESASSLEETAASMEQLTATVALNAESAEQAHTLAQNVSDIANKGSETVGGMIEKMQMISSSSERIADILAVIDGIAFQTNILALNAAVEAARAGEQGRGFAVVAGEVRNLAQRSAQSAKEIKTLMEESQSRVNEGTVMAKMAGETMNDVSDAVARVTSLMREISTATREQSNGIGQVNLAVSQMDEVAQQNASLVEESAAATRSLEDQARLLAESMAQFKVQSQAFAAIGRF; this comes from the coding sequence ATGTTAAGAAATATCACAATCAAGACGAGCTTGATTGCTTTGTTAGGTACGATGGTCCTGCTGCTATTGCTGGTCTGCGGAATTGGCATCACCTCAATCAATCAGGGAATCACGTCGCTGACGACAATCGACAAGATTCAGGGGAAAGAAGTGACGGCGCTGGCAGGGAGCTATACCGCTTCGTTGCGTGCAAGAACGGGCGCGGCGTTGGCCGCTCGTCAGATGGAAAGTGGGCTGACCGATCTCGCGAATGCATCGGTCGCGCGGGCAGAAGCCTACACGGCGCTCTCTCAAAAAGAAATGGCACGCTTTCTTTCCTATGGCACCGTAACGGAGCGTGGTGCCAAAATGGCGGCAGAGGTTAAAAGCAACTATGAGCAGTACATGAACCTTGGCGTTCAGCCGATGGTCGATGCGCTGAAACGCGGTGATGTTGCCGCCTATTACGTGCTGCTGCAAGACGTGCTGCCGCCGCTCAGCGTTAAGATGGATAAGGTAGCGAACGAATTCCGCGACTTCGGCCTGGAAGTGGGGGAAAACATGCTCACAGAAGCCGAGAGCTTTGCGTTCGAGCGCCTGACGATCATTGGCATTGCCTGTGTCGTCGTTCTACTGCTGGTATTGGCTGCCTGGATTGCGCTGAAGCGTTCTATCCTGTCTCCGCTTGAAGAGACGGTCGCCCAACTGGAATTTATTGCTCGTGGTGATTTGACCCAAAGCATTGCCGAGGGCGGCAATAATGAAATTGGCCGCCTGATTCAGGCGATGCAGGCAATGCAGTCTTCACTGGCAACTGCCGTGGGGCGCGTCCGCGATGCCGGTATGCAGATTGACGTCGGCACGCGCGAACTGTCTTCTGGCAATACTCATCTGGCTGCGCGCACGGAAGAGTCAGCTTCATCGCTGGAAGAAACCGCCGCCAGTATGGAGCAACTGACTGCCACGGTAGCGCTGAATGCGGAGAGTGCGGAACAAGCGCACACGCTGGCGCAAAATGTGTCGGATATCGCTAATAAAGGCAGCGAGACCGTGGGCGGCATGATTGAGAAAATGCAGATGATCTCCAGCAGCTCAGAACGTATTGCCGATATTCTGGCGGTGATTGACGGTATCGCGTTCCAGACCAATATTCTGGCGCTGAACGCGGCGGTTGAAGCTGCACGTGCGGGTGAGCAAGGGCGTGGATTTGCCGTGGTAGCGGGAGAAGTCCGCAATCTGGCGCAGCGCAGTGCGCAATCGGCTAAAGAGATTAAAACGCTGATGGAAGAATCGCAGAGCCGTGTCAATGAAGGCACCGTGATGGCAAAAATGGCGGGTGAAACGATGAATGACGTTTCTGACGCCGTGGCGCGCGTCACGTCCCTGATGCGTGAGATTTCAACGGCAACGCGTGAGCAGAGCAATGGTATTGGGCAGGTGAATCTGGCGGTATCGCAGATGGATGAGGTCGCCCAGCAAAATGCGTCTCTGGTCGAAGAGTCCGCCGCCGCCACGCGCTCGCTGGAAGATCAGGCGCGTCTGCTGGCAGAAAGCATGGCACAGTTTAAAGTGCAGTCGCAGGCTTTTGCCGCCATCGGCCGATTCTAA
- the ppa gene encoding inorganic diphosphatase, producing the protein MSLNDVPAGKDLPEDIYVVIEIPANADPIKYEIDKDTGALFVDRFMSTAMFYPCNYGYINHTLSLDGDPVDVLVPTPYPLQPGSVIRCRPVGVLKMTDEAGEDAKLVAVPHSKLTKEYDHIKDVNDLPELLRAQIGHFFEHYKDLEKGKWVKVEGWDNAEAAKAEIVASFERAKNK; encoded by the coding sequence ATGAGTCTGAACGATGTTCCGGCAGGTAAAGATCTGCCAGAAGATATCTATGTAGTGATTGAAATCCCCGCGAATGCCGATCCAATCAAATATGAAATTGATAAAGATACCGGTGCGCTGTTTGTAGACCGTTTTATGTCTACCGCCATGTTCTACCCATGCAACTACGGCTATATCAACCACACGCTGTCTCTGGATGGCGACCCGGTTGACGTTCTGGTGCCAACCCCGTATCCGCTGCAGCCGGGCTCAGTGATCCGCTGCCGTCCTGTTGGCGTGCTGAAAATGACCGACGAAGCGGGCGAAGATGCCAAGCTGGTTGCCGTTCCGCACAGCAAACTGACGAAAGAATACGATCACATTAAAGACGTTAACGACCTGCCTGAGCTGCTACGTGCACAGATCGGCCACTTCTTTGAGCACTACAAAGATCTGGAAAAAGGCAAGTGGGTGAAAGTTGAAGGTTGGGATAACGCTGAAGCGGCAAAAGCCGAGATCGTTGCTTCCTTCGAGCGCGCGAAAAACAAATAA
- a CDS encoding gamma-glutamylcyclotransferase, which produces MRIIVYGSLRRKQGNSHWMTNAQWLGDCQLAGFELYDLGHYPAVVPGDGEIHCEVYRISSSILTELDALKRDGHEYQRELISTPLGSAWIYLYKHSVVGLTRIASGDWLKRNEEDEEEA; this is translated from the coding sequence ATGCGAATTATTGTTTACGGCAGTTTACGACGCAAACAGGGAAATAGTCATTGGATGACCAATGCGCAATGGCTAGGGGATTGTCAGCTCGCAGGTTTCGAGCTGTACGATCTCGGCCATTATCCGGCAGTAGTACCTGGTGATGGTGAAATCCATTGTGAGGTTTATCGCATTAGTTCGTCGATATTGACGGAACTGGATGCCTTAAAGCGGGATGGTCACGAATACCAACGTGAGCTGATTTCCACCCCTCTGGGCAGTGCCTGGATCTATCTGTACAAACACTCTGTTGTAGGGCTGACGCGTATAGCCAGCGGTGATTGGCTGAAGCGTAATGAAGAAGATGAAGAAGAGGCTTGA